In one Nicotiana sylvestris chromosome 8, ASM39365v2, whole genome shotgun sequence genomic region, the following are encoded:
- the LOC138875811 gene encoding uncharacterized protein gives MPPKTTAAQKGKSVACETTSQAPRVTRAWGESHDQNKDPQVFIDRMQRTLRVIKATTTESVELVSYRLRDVAVNWYESWELSKGEDAPPAVWKEFTEAFRRHYLPPEPRRVRIDRFLTLRQGNMSIREYNLQFDLLAKYAPTIVSKMEDQPDMDISHIQAYAQGVEKRKQKQRADRSTLSYITLLVASKFGIKPELVKPFEVSTPVGDSMIAKRVYRGCMVVVHSQSIVADLIELDMVEFDVIMSMDWLASCHANIDCRSKIVRFQFPGEPILEWKGNTATPNGRFISYLKAMKMIKKVYIYHLVLVQHIEVKLPTIQSIQVVNEFLDVFPHELSGLPPEPNIEFA, from the exons ATGCCTCCAAAGACTACAGCTGCCCAGAAGGGAAAATCCGTGGCTTGTGAGACTACTAGTCaagcgccacgagttaccagggcttggggagagtctcatg ATCAAAAcaaggaccctcaggtatttattgataggatgcagaggacgttaagggtaatTAAAGCCActacgactgagtcagttgagctagtctcttatagactccgagatgttgcagttaattggtacgagtcttgggaattgtccaaaggtgaggatgcccctccagcggtatggaaggagtttacagaagcttttcgtCGTCATTATCTACCACCAGAGCCTAGACGGGTCAGaattgataggttcttgacccttcggcagggtaacatgagtATTCGGGAGTACAATCTTCAGTTTGATTTGTTGGCTaagtatgctcccactattgtatctaagatggaggatcag ccagacatggatatttctcatattcaggcataTGCTCAGGGTGTAGAGAAGCGTAAACAAAAACAAAGAGCCGATC gttccaccttatcatacattACTCTGttagttgctagtaagtttggaataaaacctgaattggttaaaccttttgaggtgtctacacctgttggggactcaatgatagctaagcgagtatataggggttgtatggTAGTAGTTCATAGTCAATCTATCGTAGCGGATCTAATCGAGTtggatatggtagaatttgatgttataatgagtatggattggttggcttcttgtcatgccaacattgattgtagatcaaagatagtccgatttcaatttccaggggagcctattttggagtggaaaggtaatacggcaaCCCCGAatggtagatttatttcctatctcaaggcaatgaagatgatcaaaaaggtctatatttatcacttagttttgGTTCAGCATATTGAAGTAAagttaccaaccattcagtccattcaagtggttaatgagtttctcgATGTTTTTCCCCATGAACTTTCGGGTCTTCCACCAGAGCCAAATATTGAGTTTGCTTAA